A part of Capsicum annuum cultivar UCD-10X-F1 chromosome 6, UCD10Xv1.1, whole genome shotgun sequence genomic DNA contains:
- the LOC107872978 gene encoding transmembrane emp24 domain-containing protein p24delta3 has product MLTKSVLPKDSANPCLLIRYTVYMPYKDMGVFLCPFFFVCDSREMRMKMMEILKLVVVVAAMVTMRAAEAIWLELPTSGETKCVFEYLRNNIVVLGHYVVIHDNEHYQADVLPTISVQVTSQSGNDFHREENVTYGKFAFTTAETGHHLACFRMNSHVLGNKSVSVALEWKTGIDAKDWDSIAKKEKIKGLELELTKLRGLVQAVRENLVYLKVREWKMRRVSERTNAAMARFSIMSLSICILAASAQIWYLKRFFRKKKII; this is encoded by the exons ATGCTTACCAAAAGTGTCCTACCGAAAGATTCTGCAAATCCTTGCTTACTTATTAGATACACTGTATACATGCCTTATAAAGATATGGGAGTATTTCTTTGTCCTTTCTTTTTTGTGTGTGATTCCAGAGAGATGAGaatgaagatgatggagatatTAAAACTGGTAGTTGTGGTGGCGGCTATGGTGACCATGAGGGCAGCGGAAGCAATTTGGCTAGAATTGCCTACTTCAGGAGAGACCAAGTGTGTATTTGAATATCTCCGAAATAACATTGTTGTTTTGGGTCATTATGTTGTCATACATGATAACGAGCACTATCAAGCTGATGTTCTACCTACTATCTCCGTTCAG GTTACATCTCAATCTGGAAACGATTTCCACCGTGAAGAAAACGTCACTTATGGTAAATTTGCTTTTACAACGGCTGAGACTGGACACCATTTGGCGTGCTTTCGGATGAATAGCCATGTTCTAGGTAATAAAAGTGTGAGCGTTGCTCTTGAATGGAAAACTGGAATTGATGCGAAGGATTGGGATTCAATtgcaaagaaagaaaagataaaa GGCCTTGAACTTGAGTTGACGAAGTTGAGAGGGTTGGTGCAAGCCGTCCGTGAAAACTTAGTGTATCTGAAAGTGAG GGAATGGAAAATGCGAAGAGTGAGTGAGAGAACCAATGCAGCAATGGCAAGGTTCAGTATAATGTCCCTTAGTATCTGCATATTGGCTGCATCTGCACAAATATGGTATTTGAAGCGCTTCTTTaggaagaaaaaaatcatatag